A portion of the Flavobacterium magnum genome contains these proteins:
- a CDS encoding sensor histidine kinase, whose protein sequence is MESLNKKEGSDAANVTQGLYHKMVSEVQDYALLLLDCDGNILNWNPGAQKIKGYASDEIIGKNFRVFYSKEDRAQLLPDTLLRTAYEKGRAAHEGFRLKKDGSTFWGSVVITALHDDNDQVIGYCKVTRDLTERKNAEDELQHQNELLRRSEERYHRMIAEVEDYAIILLDPDGNIMNWNKGAQKIKGYTEAEIVGRNFRNFYRVEDRERQLPEQLLALAVANNKSAHEGWRLRKDGSHFWGSVVITALHDNHGNITGFSKVTRDLTYKKQSDDLILQQNKQLEEYAYVASHDLQEPLRKIMLFIDLLQRNIDDKEAVASYITKINASTQRMSTLIKAVLNYSQATDDVELKAAVDLNVVLAHIETDFDVLLSERSGVLKRTTLPVVHAVPIQMHQLFSNFVSNAIKFNDGFPVINITYEDSTKSGRDGFIKITVKDNGRGFDPEQADKIFRMFHRLHDKTQGTGIGLALCKRIAENHGGTITVSTSPGQGTAFEIWLPDAILV, encoded by the coding sequence ATGGAAAGTCTCAATAAAAAGGAAGGTAGTGATGCCGCAAATGTGACACAGGGATTGTATCATAAAATGGTTTCTGAGGTGCAGGACTACGCGTTGCTGCTGCTCGACTGCGATGGAAATATCCTGAACTGGAATCCCGGGGCGCAGAAAATCAAGGGCTATGCTTCCGATGAGATTATTGGGAAAAATTTCCGTGTGTTTTACTCGAAGGAAGACCGCGCGCAGCTTTTGCCCGATACGCTGCTGCGCACCGCCTACGAAAAGGGACGGGCGGCACACGAAGGCTTCCGGCTGAAGAAAGATGGAAGCACATTCTGGGGATCGGTGGTGATTACCGCGTTGCATGACGACAACGATCAGGTAATCGGTTATTGTAAAGTCACCCGCGACCTAACCGAGCGCAAAAATGCCGAAGACGAGTTGCAACATCAGAACGAACTGCTCCGCCGTAGTGAAGAACGCTACCACCGCATGATTGCCGAAGTCGAGGACTACGCGATCATCCTGCTGGATCCGGACGGCAATATCATGAACTGGAATAAGGGCGCACAGAAAATAAAGGGATATACCGAAGCCGAGATCGTAGGCAGGAATTTCAGGAATTTTTACAGGGTGGAAGACCGGGAACGCCAATTGCCCGAGCAACTTCTGGCGCTGGCAGTCGCTAACAACAAGTCGGCCCACGAAGGCTGGCGCCTGCGCAAAGACGGGAGCCATTTTTGGGGAAGCGTCGTGATTACGGCACTTCACGACAATCACGGAAACATAACGGGCTTTTCAAAAGTGACGCGGGACCTGACCTACAAAAAGCAATCGGACGACCTGATCCTGCAGCAAAACAAGCAACTGGAGGAATATGCCTACGTAGCGTCGCACGATTTGCAGGAACCGCTTCGGAAAATTATGCTGTTTATCGATTTGCTGCAGCGTAATATCGACGATAAGGAAGCCGTTGCATCCTACATTACCAAAATAAATGCTTCGACACAGCGTATGTCGACACTGATCAAAGCAGTCCTTAATTATTCGCAGGCAACCGATGACGTAGAGCTTAAAGCAGCCGTTGACCTTAATGTCGTCCTGGCCCATATTGAAACCGATTTTGACGTGCTGCTTTCAGAACGCAGTGGCGTGTTAAAGCGCACAACACTGCCTGTCGTGCACGCTGTCCCGATACAAATGCACCAATTGTTTTCAAATTTTGTGAGTAACGCGATAAAATTTAATGATGGTTTTCCGGTTATCAACATAACCTATGAAGATTCGACCAAATCAGGTCGGGACGGATTCATAAAAATCACCGTCAAAGACAACGGCCGCGGGTTTGATCCGGAACAGGCCGACAAAATTTTCCGAATGTTCCATAGGCTCCACGACAAGACACAGGGCACCGGGATCGGGTTGGCACTGTGCAAGCGCATCGCGGAAAATCACGGCGGCACGATTACCGTGTCTACCAGTCCGGGTCAGGGGACAGCTTTTGAAATCTGGCTTCCCGACGCAATCCTTGTTTAA
- a CDS encoding cytochrome-c peroxidase, with the protein MHFRLLLPAFLLLSLSSCSKDEDSEYIPVDPYANITATFGDNVNPDNLLNYANQSIPAYITKDNTQGNPITDKGATLGRVLFYDKKLSANNTVSCASCHVQANAFGDSNVASSGINGGTSRHAMRLVNSRFSVERKFFWDERAATLELQTTQPIQNHIEMGFSGTAGDENLGGLISKLQQTPYYQELFTFVYGDATVTEARIQNALAQFIRSIQSFDSKYDAGRATAANDGQPFANFTMQENQGKNLFLAPPQFDPSGVRTGGGLGCAGCHASPEFDIAPNSGNNGLIGSLGNPTVLDLTNTRAPSLRNLLKPNGTVNGPFMHTGELATLEDVVAHYNLIVLNPANTNLDPKLRPGGMPQNLNVTVQERDALIAFLKTLTGSDVYTNAKWSNPFN; encoded by the coding sequence ATGCATTTCAGACTCCTCCTCCCCGCTTTCCTGTTGTTAAGCCTCAGTTCCTGCAGTAAAGACGAAGACAGCGAATACATTCCTGTCGACCCCTACGCGAACATCACCGCCACTTTCGGCGACAACGTGAATCCTGACAACCTGCTCAATTACGCCAATCAATCCATCCCGGCCTACATCACCAAGGACAACACCCAGGGAAATCCCATTACCGATAAAGGCGCCACGCTGGGACGTGTATTGTTTTACGATAAAAAACTTTCCGCAAACAATACGGTTTCCTGCGCGAGTTGCCATGTGCAAGCCAATGCATTCGGGGATTCGAATGTGGCGAGCAGCGGAATCAATGGCGGCACCTCACGCCATGCGATGCGGCTGGTTAATTCAAGATTCTCTGTCGAGCGGAAATTTTTCTGGGATGAACGGGCCGCTACGTTGGAATTGCAGACCACGCAGCCGATACAAAATCATATCGAAATGGGATTCAGCGGCACTGCCGGTGACGAAAACCTGGGCGGTTTAATCTCGAAACTCCAGCAAACCCCATACTACCAGGAATTGTTTACGTTCGTTTACGGTGATGCAACGGTCACGGAAGCGCGCATCCAGAATGCGTTGGCACAGTTTATCCGGAGCATCCAGTCATTTGATTCCAAATACGACGCAGGCCGTGCCACAGCCGCAAACGATGGCCAGCCGTTTGCCAATTTTACAATGCAGGAAAATCAGGGCAAAAACCTTTTTCTGGCGCCGCCTCAGTTCGATCCGTCAGGAGTGCGGACAGGAGGTGGCCTCGGTTGTGCGGGCTGTCATGCCTCGCCTGAATTCGATATTGCGCCAAACAGCGGCAACAACGGGCTCATCGGAAGTTTAGGCAATCCAACGGTCTTAGATTTGACCAATACCCGTGCGCCTTCGTTGCGCAACCTGCTCAAGCCGAACGGCACTGTAAACGGACCATTCATGCACACCGGAGAACTGGCTACACTCGAAGACGTCGTGGCCCATTACAACCTGATCGTGCTCAATCCGGCCAATACAAACCTGGACCCCAAGCTCCGTCCCGGAGGCATGCCACAAAACCTGAATGTCACCGTGCAGGAACGGGATGCTTTGATTGCCTTCCTGAAAACACTGACGGGAAGCGATGTGTACACCAACGCGAAGTGGTCGAATCCGTTTAATTAA
- a CDS encoding DUF4256 domain-containing protein, which yields MSRTLTDAERQLLMQTLKQRFEQNRSRHDNISWEQVADRLETHPAQLWSLNEMEKTGGEPDVIGIQKNGAVVFCDCAAESPKDRRSLCYDREALDARKANKPKDSAIDVAERMGIELLTETQYRSLQQLGQFDTKTSSWVKTPDDVRQRGGALFCDRRYDMVFLYHNGADSYYAARGFRGILEI from the coding sequence ATGAGCAGAACCCTTACAGATGCCGAACGCCAACTATTGATGCAAACCTTAAAACAGCGCTTCGAGCAAAACCGCTCACGCCACGACAACATCAGCTGGGAACAGGTGGCGGACAGGCTTGAAACGCATCCTGCCCAATTGTGGTCGCTGAACGAAATGGAAAAAACCGGTGGCGAACCCGATGTAATTGGCATCCAAAAAAATGGCGCAGTGGTTTTCTGCGATTGTGCTGCTGAAAGTCCGAAGGACCGCCGAAGCCTCTGTTACGACCGTGAGGCACTCGACGCACGAAAAGCAAACAAACCAAAAGACAGCGCCATTGATGTGGCGGAGCGTATGGGCATCGAACTGCTTACGGAAACGCAATACCGTTCATTGCAGCAGCTCGGGCAGTTCGATACGAAGACTTCCAGTTGGGTAAAAACGCCGGATGACGTCAGGCAACGCGGCGGGGCATTATTTTGCGACCGCCGGTATGACATGGTATTCTTATACCACAATGGCGCGGATTCGTACTATGCCGCACGGGGATTCCGGGGAATTTTGGAAATTTAA
- a CDS encoding chemotaxis protein CheB translates to MEETEMTRSRVVVIGGSAGSLEVLLKILPRIAIIPDFAIVIILHRKNSEDNTLEELIAIKTMIPVVEVEDKTPLLPGAIYICPSDYHLLFEKNGTLSLDISEKINYSRPSIDLSFESAADAYGNALTGILLSGANADGTAGLKAIRALGGTTIIQKPETADMPFMPRNAQQFAAPHYSFDANEILEYIKGM, encoded by the coding sequence ATGGAAGAAACTGAAATGACCCGAAGCAGGGTAGTGGTCATAGGAGGGTCGGCGGGCAGCCTCGAGGTATTACTGAAGATTTTACCCCGTATTGCCATTATCCCTGATTTTGCGATTGTCATCATATTGCACCGTAAAAATTCTGAAGACAATACGCTCGAGGAACTGATTGCAATAAAAACCATGATTCCCGTAGTGGAGGTTGAAGACAAGACGCCGTTACTTCCCGGCGCGATATACATCTGCCCATCGGATTACCATTTGCTGTTTGAGAAAAACGGCACGCTTTCGCTCGATATTTCCGAAAAGATTAACTACAGCCGACCCAGCATCGACCTGTCGTTTGAATCCGCTGCGGATGCTTACGGGAACGCACTTACCGGCATCCTTTTATCAGGTGCCAATGCTGATGGTACGGCCGGACTCAAAGCCATCAGGGCGCTGGGGGGCACGACCATTATCCAGAAACCTGAGACCGCAGATATGCCCTTTATGCCCCGCAATGCCCAGCAATTCGCAGCGCCACATTATAGTTTTGACGCCAATGAGATTCTTGAATACATTAAAGGCATGTAG